One segment of Agromyces albus DNA contains the following:
- a CDS encoding TetR/AcrR family transcriptional regulator, whose product MGRIPAPERRSALVEAALRVVSRRGIAQATTRAIVAEAGMSLASFHYAFESRDELIDELITTVVAREQHSVLPEPVPDGDLREILEAGLLRYVDHLRADPEHEQAMLELTQHALRSPERHPLAVAQYARYAELAAHSLEVAASHAGTTWDRPVEQVARVLVAFTDGLTLTWLVDRDDDAARAVAHAAADALSRMAEPR is encoded by the coding sequence GTGGGCCGCATCCCCGCTCCCGAGCGCCGCAGCGCACTCGTCGAAGCCGCCTTGCGCGTGGTCTCCCGCCGCGGCATCGCACAGGCCACGACGCGGGCGATCGTCGCCGAGGCGGGCATGTCGCTCGCGAGCTTCCACTACGCGTTCGAATCACGTGACGAGCTCATCGACGAACTCATCACCACGGTCGTCGCTCGCGAGCAGCACTCCGTGCTCCCCGAGCCCGTGCCGGACGGAGACCTGCGCGAGATCCTCGAGGCAGGACTGCTGCGCTACGTCGATCACTTGCGTGCCGATCCCGAGCATGAGCAGGCGATGCTCGAGCTCACGCAGCACGCGCTGCGGTCGCCCGAGCGGCATCCGCTCGCCGTCGCGCAATACGCACGGTACGCCGAGCTCGCGGCGCACTCGCTCGAGGTCGCCGCGAGCCACGCCGGGACCACGTGGGACCGGCCCGTGGAACAGGTGGCCCGCGTACTCGTGGCCTTCACCGACGGACTCACCCTGACGTGGCTCGTCGACCGCGACGACGATGCAGCACGAGCGGTCGCGCACGCCGCCGCCGACGCCCTCTCGAGAATGGCCGAACCGCGATGA
- a CDS encoding Ppx/GppA phosphatase family protein, translating into MRLGVLDVGSNTVHLLVVDAHPGARPIPAASHKSVLRLMRYLDDDGAISEQGVEAIVTAVSDAARVARKSGIDEMLAFATSAIREAANGAAVLARIEEAAGIHLTVLSGSDEARLTFLAVRRWYGWSAGRVLLFDIGGGSLEIAHGGDEIPDVAHSVPLGAGRSTIEFLPDDPPTEKQVERLRKHARGLLSETLHDIGGIPEADHVVGSSKTIRSLAKLAGSTEEGVGAEERSILKLSALDDWIPRLARIPADARPALPGITEDRTFQIVAGAIVLSETMRAFKAKVLEVSPWALREGLILRRLDRLT; encoded by the coding sequence ATGCGTCTCGGGGTTCTCGATGTCGGTTCCAACACCGTGCACCTGCTCGTCGTCGATGCACATCCCGGCGCTCGTCCGATCCCCGCGGCGTCGCACAAGTCGGTGCTGCGGCTCATGCGCTACCTCGACGACGACGGCGCGATCAGCGAGCAGGGCGTCGAGGCGATCGTCACCGCCGTCAGCGACGCTGCCCGGGTGGCCCGCAAGTCGGGTATCGACGAGATGCTCGCGTTCGCGACATCCGCGATCCGCGAGGCGGCCAACGGCGCGGCGGTGCTGGCCCGCATCGAGGAGGCAGCAGGCATCCACCTCACGGTGCTCAGCGGCTCCGACGAGGCGCGCCTCACGTTCCTTGCGGTGCGACGCTGGTACGGCTGGTCGGCCGGACGGGTGCTCCTCTTCGACATCGGAGGCGGGTCGCTCGAGATCGCGCACGGGGGCGACGAGATCCCGGATGTCGCACACTCGGTGCCGCTCGGCGCCGGCCGCTCGACGATCGAGTTCCTGCCCGACGACCCGCCCACCGAGAAGCAGGTCGAACGACTCCGCAAGCATGCCCGCGGCCTGCTCTCCGAGACCCTCCACGACATCGGCGGCATTCCCGAAGCCGACCATGTCGTGGGCTCGTCCAAGACGATCCGTTCACTCGCGAAGCTCGCCGGAAGCACAGAGGAAGGCGTCGGAGCTGAGGAGCGCAGCATCCTGAAGCTCTCGGCCCTCGATGACTGGATCCCGCGACTGGCACGCATCCCCGCCGACGCGCGTCCGGCACTGCCCGGCATCACCGAGGACCGCACGTTCCAGATCGTCGCAGGCGCCATCGTGCTCTCCGAGACGATGCGCGCCTTCAAGGCGAAAGTGCTCGAAGTCTCGCCGTGGGCGCTCCGCGAGGGGCTGATCCTGCGCCGACTGGACCGGCTCACGTAG
- a CDS encoding MFS transporter, which yields MTTVDTAPSALGEPTRRVSRGWIAAFAGSWLGIWMAQLTPVQLLLPAQIDAQLHPDDWVDSVMAFGVISGIASLFVIVAYPLTGALSDRTTSRFGRRRPWIAIGALVFAFSLVALGFQTELWTIGAAWIAATVGFCIMTAALTATISDQVAVGQRGFVSGWMSAPQAVGIIVGLVIVTELVPGTAAGYAVLAVVLLVLVVPFLRRHDQPLAAVERARVSARSILASLWISPRQYPDFGWTLLSRVLVSIGNALGTSLLLYFLMFGLGDENAEADLIILTLIYMVFVIIASLTLGRLSDRLGRRRVFVFVAAGLQGVAALLLAILPDFTVAMIAAGLLGLGYGCFLSVDQALATQVLPDPASRGKDLGIMNIASAVPQSIGPLLGAFAVLATGSFTLVFVLGAIFAFGGALAVSRVRSVR from the coding sequence ATGACGACCGTCGACACAGCTCCCTCTGCACTCGGCGAACCGACCCGGCGGGTCTCACGGGGCTGGATCGCGGCGTTCGCGGGCTCCTGGCTCGGCATCTGGATGGCGCAGCTCACGCCCGTGCAATTGCTGCTGCCCGCACAGATCGATGCGCAGCTGCATCCCGACGACTGGGTCGACAGCGTGATGGCGTTCGGCGTCATCTCGGGCATCGCCTCGCTCTTCGTGATCGTCGCGTATCCGCTCACCGGTGCGCTCTCCGACCGCACGACGTCGCGGTTCGGTCGCAGGCGCCCGTGGATCGCGATCGGCGCGCTCGTGTTCGCGTTCTCGCTCGTCGCGCTCGGCTTCCAGACCGAGCTGTGGACGATCGGGGCCGCGTGGATCGCGGCGACCGTCGGCTTCTGCATCATGACGGCCGCGCTCACGGCGACGATCTCCGACCAGGTGGCGGTCGGCCAGCGCGGCTTCGTCTCGGGCTGGATGTCGGCGCCGCAGGCGGTGGGCATCATCGTGGGCCTCGTGATCGTGACCGAACTCGTGCCGGGCACGGCGGCGGGCTACGCCGTGCTCGCGGTGGTGCTCCTCGTGCTCGTGGTGCCGTTCCTGCGGCGCCACGACCAGCCGCTCGCGGCGGTCGAGCGAGCCCGCGTGTCGGCCCGCAGCATCCTCGCGAGCCTGTGGATCAGCCCGAGGCAGTATCCCGACTTCGGCTGGACGCTGCTCAGCCGAGTGCTCGTCTCGATCGGCAACGCCCTCGGCACGAGCCTGCTGCTGTACTTCCTGATGTTCGGTCTGGGCGACGAGAACGCCGAGGCCGACCTCATCATCCTCACGCTCATCTACATGGTGTTCGTCATCATCGCCTCGCTCACCCTCGGCCGCCTCTCCGACCGACTCGGGCGCCGCCGCGTGTTCGTGTTCGTGGCGGCCGGGCTGCAGGGCGTCGCGGCGCTCCTGCTCGCGATCCTGCCCGACTTCACCGTCGCGATGATCGCCGCGGGGCTCCTCGGCCTCGGATACGGCTGCTTCCTCTCGGTCGACCAGGCGCTCGCCACCCAGGTGCTGCCCGACCCGGCGTCGCGCGGCAAAGACCTCGGCATCATGAACATCGCTTCGGCCGTTCCCCAGTCGATCGGTCCATTGCTCGGCGCGTTCGCCGTGCTCGCGACGGGCTCGTTCACGCTCGTGTTCGTGCTCGGCGCGATCTTCGCCTTCGGCGGCGCGCTCGCCGTCTCTCGCGTGCGGAGCGTGCGCTGA